From a region of the Deinococcus ruber genome:
- a CDS encoding heavy metal translocating P-type ATPase — protein sequence MTATRTHVEYFVDGMDCASCVQKVERMVATLPGTADVKTSFTKQTLHLSLDESRTPRHTLEKNLKALGYTPNPLTPAPTPPAPPSVSAPTLEYFVDGMDCASCVQKVERMVATLPGTTDVKTSFAKQTLRLTLDESRTSRHTLETNLKNLGYAPSALTPPAPTLDDAANAPHSAPVSVPPAIHAKPWYAAGQGRLVVSSGALLALAFLFSFIEPRLATVGYVAATLLGTWPLARKASASARLGDPFSINMLVSIAAIGAVLIGQAPEGAVVVFFFAIGELLEGVAAGKARAGIQALAALAPKTALVLHGDHQHEVPVDQLEIGQQVLVRPGDRVPSDGTILTGTSSVDDSPVTGESVPVTKTVGDPVYAGSINTDGALTVRVDKTAADNTIARIIHLVEEAESSKAPTARFIDRFSRVYTPGVVLVAALVAVVPPLLFGAQWYPWIYKGISLLLIGCPCALVLSVPAAVTSAISAGTRRGLLIKGGAALETIGRVTTIAFDKTGTLTAGKPRVTNVIPLDAAPNDVLRLAAAVETGSNHPLALAIVQHAKTEGLTLPGAQNAQALPGRAATALIEGRSLAVGSPRYAAETTRLPADTLASIAALEAQGRTVVVLMDGPRPLGLIALRDEPRPDASAAIQDLKALGIRPLMLTGDNARTGAAIAADLGLDVQAELLPEDKLNVIQHLKTTGRVAMVGDGINDAPALALSDVGIAMGGGTEVALETADVALLQGRVSGVPNLVRLSRATMSNIRLNIAFALGLKLIFLITTLLGYTNLWMAILADTGATAIVTANALRLLSWKGQPQPAQAAPRPTSTPARA from the coding sequence GACGAAAGCAGAACGCCCCGCCACACGCTCGAGAAGAACCTCAAAGCCCTCGGCTACACCCCCAACCCCCTCACCCCCGCCCCCACGCCGCCGGCCCCTCCCAGCGTCTCCGCCCCCACCCTGGAGTACTTCGTCGACGGCATGGACTGCGCCAGCTGCGTGCAGAAGGTCGAGCGTATGGTGGCGACCCTCCCCGGCACCACCGACGTCAAAACCAGTTTCGCCAAGCAGACGCTGCGTCTCACCCTGGACGAAAGCCGCACCTCCCGCCACACGCTCGAAACGAACCTCAAAAATCTCGGTTACGCGCCGTCCGCGCTCACCCCTCCCGCCCCCACGTTGGACGACGCGGCGAACGCCCCCCACAGCGCGCCGGTCTCTGTCCCTCCGGCGATCCACGCGAAGCCCTGGTACGCGGCCGGGCAGGGCCGCCTGGTGGTCAGCAGCGGGGCGCTGCTGGCCCTGGCGTTCCTGTTCAGTTTCATCGAACCGCGCCTGGCCACCGTGGGGTACGTCGCCGCGACGCTGCTCGGCACCTGGCCGCTGGCCCGCAAGGCCTCCGCGAGTGCCCGGCTGGGCGATCCGTTCAGCATCAACATGCTCGTCTCGATCGCCGCCATCGGCGCTGTCCTGATCGGCCAGGCACCCGAAGGGGCCGTGGTGGTGTTCTTCTTCGCCATCGGCGAGCTGCTCGAAGGCGTGGCCGCCGGCAAGGCCCGGGCGGGCATTCAGGCGCTCGCCGCCCTGGCTCCCAAAACCGCGCTGGTGCTGCACGGCGATCACCAGCACGAAGTCCCGGTCGATCAGCTCGAAATCGGACAGCAGGTTCTGGTGCGGCCAGGCGACCGCGTGCCGTCGGACGGCACCATCCTCACCGGCACGTCCAGCGTGGACGACAGCCCGGTCACCGGTGAAAGCGTCCCGGTCACCAAAACCGTGGGCGATCCAGTCTACGCGGGCAGCATCAACACCGACGGGGCCCTCACCGTGCGGGTCGACAAAACCGCTGCGGACAACACCATCGCCCGCATCATCCACCTGGTCGAGGAGGCCGAGAGTAGCAAAGCGCCCACTGCCCGCTTCATCGACCGCTTCAGCCGCGTCTACACCCCGGGGGTGGTGCTGGTCGCGGCCCTCGTTGCGGTGGTGCCGCCGCTGCTCTTCGGTGCCCAGTGGTACCCGTGGATCTACAAAGGCATCAGCCTGCTGCTGATCGGCTGCCCCTGCGCTCTGGTGCTGTCGGTTCCGGCCGCCGTGACCAGTGCCATCAGTGCCGGCACCCGCCGCGGCCTGCTGATCAAGGGCGGCGCGGCCCTCGAAACAATCGGACGCGTCACCACCATCGCGTTCGATAAGACCGGCACGCTCACCGCCGGCAAGCCCCGCGTGACCAACGTCATCCCCCTGGACGCGGCCCCGAACGACGTCCTGCGGCTGGCCGCCGCGGTCGAGACCGGCAGCAACCACCCGCTGGCACTGGCCATCGTCCAGCACGCCAAGACCGAGGGCCTCACCCTGCCGGGCGCGCAGAACGCTCAGGCGCTGCCCGGCCGGGCCGCCACCGCGCTGATCGAGGGTCGCTCGCTCGCGGTCGGTTCCCCGCGGTACGCCGCCGAAACCACCCGGCTCCCAGCCGACACCCTGGCGTCCATCGCCGCGCTGGAAGCGCAGGGCCGCACGGTGGTGGTGCTGATGGACGGCCCGCGTCCGCTGGGCCTGATCGCCCTGCGCGACGAGCCCCGCCCGGACGCCAGCGCGGCCATTCAGGACCTCAAAGCACTCGGGATTCGCCCGCTGATGCTGACCGGTGACAACGCCCGCACGGGGGCGGCCATCGCTGCGGATCTGGGCCTGGACGTGCAGGCGGAACTGCTGCCGGAAGACAAGCTGAACGTCATCCAGCACCTCAAGACGACCGGCCGCGTGGCCATGGTGGGCGACGGCATCAACGACGCGCCCGCCCTGGCGCTGAGCGACGTGGGCATCGCCATGGGCGGCGGCACCGAGGTCGCGCTGGAAACCGCCGACGTGGCCCTGCTGCAGGGCCGGGTCAGCGGCGTGCCGAACCTGGTGCGGCTGTCCCGCGCCACCATGAGCAATATCCGGCTCAATATCGCCTTCGCGCTGGGCCTGAAGCTCATCTTCCTGATCACCACCCTGCTGGGATACACCAACCTCTGGATGGCGATTCTGGCGGACACCGGGGCCACCGCGATCGTCACCGCGAACGCCCTGCGGCTGCTGTCCTGGAAAGGCCAGCCTCAACCCGCGCAGGCCGCCCCGCGCCCGACCTCCACGCCCGCGCGCGCCTGA
- a CDS encoding glutaredoxin family protein has product MPEITVYTVPNCADCAAVKALLTRHGAAFTERNVRGDPDALAELLRRANVRIAPVVMIGEQAYYGPFDTVKHHLTAALTVLEARL; this is encoded by the coding sequence ATGCCTGAAATCACCGTGTACACCGTTCCCAACTGCGCGGACTGCGCCGCCGTCAAAGCCCTGCTGACCCGCCACGGTGCCGCCTTCACCGAACGCAACGTGCGCGGCGATCCGGACGCCCTGGCCGAGCTGCTGCGGCGCGCGAATGTCCGCATCGCACCGGTGGTCATGATCGGTGAGCAGGCGTACTACGGGCCCTTCGACACCGTGAAACACCACCTGACGGCCGCGCTGACAGTTCTGGAAGCGCGGCTGTGA
- a CDS encoding ZIP family metal transporter → MSAPLQQIFTLTLIPVAATILGGVAASYRVPAERTRSFVQHFAAGVVFAAVAGELLPEITKGHQPLGVVIGFVLGVLVMLGVRQFAERLERQPGSAGSVSLIAAVGIDVFIDGLLIGVGFAAGARVGTLLVIALTMELLFLGVSVVASLMQAGSSRSRSILTVMGLSVAVIAGAVLGGTLLQHVSGLALEIGLSFGAAALLYLVTEELLTEAHEVKETPLITAAFFAGFVALYLLELAS, encoded by the coding sequence GTGAGTGCCCCGCTCCAACAGATCTTTACCCTCACCCTGATTCCGGTGGCGGCCACCATCCTCGGTGGCGTCGCCGCCAGCTACCGCGTCCCGGCGGAACGCACCCGCAGTTTCGTGCAGCATTTCGCGGCGGGCGTGGTGTTCGCCGCGGTCGCCGGGGAGTTGCTGCCGGAAATCACCAAAGGGCATCAGCCGCTCGGGGTGGTGATCGGGTTTGTGCTGGGCGTGCTGGTAATGCTCGGCGTGCGGCAATTCGCGGAGCGGCTGGAACGCCAGCCCGGCAGCGCCGGCAGCGTCAGCCTGATCGCCGCGGTGGGCATCGACGTGTTCATCGACGGGCTGCTGATCGGGGTGGGCTTTGCCGCTGGCGCGCGGGTCGGCACCCTGCTGGTGATCGCGCTGACCATGGAGCTGCTGTTCCTGGGCGTGTCGGTGGTGGCCAGCCTGATGCAGGCCGGTTCCTCCAGAAGCCGCAGCATCCTGACGGTGATGGGTCTCAGCGTGGCCGTGATCGCCGGCGCGGTGCTGGGCGGCACGCTGTTGCAGCACGTGAGTGGCCTGGCGCTGGAGATCGGCCTGTCGTTCGGCGCGGCAGCGCTGCTGTACCTGGTGACGGAGGAACTGCTGACCGAGGCGCACGAGGTGAAGGAAACGCCACTGATCACGGCGGCGTTCTTCGCCGGCTTCGTCGCGCTGTACCTGCTGGAGCTGGCCTCGTGA
- a CDS encoding signal peptidase II, with protein sequence MSARVRPVAVLLGLVLLETLIKLWAAAHLTPGSDRVLLPGVLHLGFTLNPGMAWGLLGGLSAPLAALRLLVGLGLLWALLTHRLQPAQRWPLVLVAAGALGNAVDGLTRGAVVDYLTSPLLDTVSMLLSRQAFPIFNVSDVLVSGGVLWLLVSSRRSPPQAAVDTAGGTRRQETP encoded by the coding sequence GTGAGCGCGCGGGTTCGTCCAGTCGCTGTGCTGCTGGGCCTGGTGCTGCTCGAGACGCTCATCAAGCTGTGGGCCGCCGCCCACCTGACGCCCGGCAGCGACCGTGTGCTGCTGCCGGGCGTGCTGCATCTGGGCTTCACCCTGAACCCGGGGATGGCCTGGGGGCTGCTCGGCGGCCTTTCCGCCCCGCTGGCGGCGCTGCGGCTGCTGGTGGGATTGGGCCTGCTGTGGGCGCTGCTGACCCACCGGCTGCAGCCAGCGCAGCGCTGGCCGCTGGTGCTGGTGGCCGCCGGAGCGCTGGGCAATGCGGTCGACGGCCTGACACGCGGCGCCGTGGTGGACTATCTGACGTCCCCGCTGCTGGACACCGTCTCGATGCTGCTCAGCCGTCAGGCCTTTCCGATCTTTAATGTCTCGGACGTCCTGGTCAGCGGTGGGGTGCTGTGGCTGCTGGTGTCCAGCCGGCGGTCACCGCCTCAAGCGGCGGTGGATACAGCGGGAGGCACCCGCCGCCAGGAGACCCCATGA
- a CDS encoding DUF3105 domain-containing protein, which produces MKRAVVLLPLLLSACASPPLRGVHTFQNASSHITGKVTYPQTPPAGGAHNPVWQNCGSYAQPLYDEYAVHSLEHGAVWITYRPDLAPQQLRQLQQLVDGRPYLLLSPYPNLRVAVVVSAWNAQLDLSSPSDPQLLPFIQTYAQGGSAPEIGAPCSGAYGEPA; this is translated from the coding sequence ATGAAGCGGGCGGTCGTGCTGCTGCCGCTGCTGCTGAGCGCGTGCGCCTCCCCGCCTCTGCGCGGCGTGCACACCTTCCAGAACGCCTCCTCGCACATCACCGGCAAGGTCACCTACCCGCAGACGCCGCCCGCCGGGGGCGCACACAATCCCGTGTGGCAGAACTGCGGCAGCTACGCACAGCCGCTGTATGACGAATACGCGGTGCATAGCCTGGAGCATGGAGCGGTGTGGATCACCTACCGGCCAGACCTTGCGCCGCAGCAGCTGCGGCAGCTTCAGCAGCTGGTAGACGGTCGGCCGTACCTGCTGCTCTCCCCGTACCCGAACCTGCGGGTGGCGGTGGTGGTCAGCGCGTGGAACGCGCAGCTCGACCTGAGCTCCCCGTCGGATCCGCAGCTGCTGCCATTCATCCAGACGTACGCGCAGGGCGGCAGCGCGCCAGAAATCGGCGCGCCCTGCAGCGGCGCGTACGGCGAACCGGCGTGA
- a CDS encoding DUF305 domain-containing protein has product MRWGRWLIAAALPLLGWWLGQQRFRPPGESSPDVRFARDMSVHHSQAVQMSVMMLKRSSNPALRLLTQDITLTQQAQIGQMSGWLMAWGRPLSGQTSPPPGLPDMGLASKQELQRLETLPLSVAEPVYLAMMKRHHLGAVRLAQAALKSVQRPEVRAFAARLVTAQTAEVAQIDALLKTRMSINAPVVPETTDVHHE; this is encoded by the coding sequence GTGAGGTGGGGCCGGTGGCTGATCGCGGCGGCCCTGCCGCTGCTGGGGTGGTGGCTCGGACAGCAGCGGTTTCGTCCGCCAGGGGAGAGCAGTCCGGACGTGCGCTTCGCGCGGGACATGAGCGTCCATCACAGCCAGGCGGTGCAGATGAGCGTGATGATGCTCAAACGCAGCAGCAACCCGGCCCTGCGGTTGCTCACGCAGGACATCACCCTGACGCAGCAAGCACAGATCGGGCAGATGAGCGGCTGGCTGATGGCCTGGGGGCGTCCCCTGAGCGGCCAGACCAGTCCACCGCCCGGCCTGCCGGACATGGGCCTGGCCTCCAAGCAGGAACTGCAACGCCTGGAGACGCTGCCACTCAGCGTGGCCGAACCCGTGTACCTGGCGATGATGAAACGCCACCACCTGGGTGCCGTCCGCCTGGCCCAGGCGGCGCTGAAGAGCGTGCAACGCCCGGAGGTTCGCGCCTTCGCGGCGCGGCTGGTGACCGCGCAGACCGCCGAGGTCGCGCAGATCGACGCCCTGCTGAAGACCCGCATGTCCATCAACGCACCGGTCGTGCCGGAAACCACAGACGTCCACCATGAGTAA
- a CDS encoding cation diffusion facilitator family transporter, with protein sequence MTHSHHDHADHDHAGHSHGHSHSHAPADFGRAFLIGIGLNTAFVIAEVIYGTIAKSLALVADAGHNASDVLGLLLAWGAYLAARRRPSQKHTYGLRRSSILASLTNAVLLLVALGAIIWEAVHRFQQPAPVAGGTVIWVATLGIVINGITAYLFASGRKGDLNLRGAYQHMFADALVSAGVVVAGVVILLTGWLWLDPLVSLVLAAVILYGTWGLLRESLDLALDAVPESVNLAEVKSFLSTQPGVESIHDLHVWGMSTTETALTVHLVVPAGLDEGGLQHLRHELHEQFGVEHATVQVEQGRVPCNLISDDVV encoded by the coding sequence ATGACCCATTCTCACCATGACCATGCAGACCATGATCACGCCGGCCACTCACATGGCCACAGTCACAGCCATGCCCCGGCGGATTTCGGGCGGGCCTTCCTGATCGGTATCGGGCTGAATACCGCGTTTGTTATCGCGGAGGTGATCTACGGCACCATCGCGAAGTCGCTGGCCTTGGTGGCCGATGCGGGCCACAATGCCAGCGACGTGCTGGGGTTGCTGCTGGCCTGGGGCGCGTACTTGGCCGCCAGACGCCGTCCGTCCCAGAAACACACCTACGGGCTGCGGCGCAGCAGCATCCTGGCGTCCCTCACCAACGCGGTGCTGCTGCTGGTGGCACTTGGGGCCATCATCTGGGAGGCTGTGCACCGCTTTCAGCAGCCCGCACCGGTGGCTGGCGGAACGGTCATCTGGGTGGCGACCTTGGGCATCGTCATCAACGGCATCACGGCGTACCTGTTCGCCTCGGGCCGCAAGGGGGATCTTAACCTGCGGGGAGCCTACCAGCATATGTTCGCCGACGCGCTGGTGTCGGCGGGCGTCGTGGTGGCGGGCGTGGTGATCCTGCTGACCGGCTGGCTGTGGCTTGATCCGCTGGTGAGTCTGGTGCTGGCCGCGGTGATCCTGTACGGCACCTGGGGGCTGCTGCGCGAGTCGCTGGACCTGGCACTGGACGCGGTGCCGGAAAGCGTGAATCTGGCGGAGGTGAAGTCGTTCCTGAGCACCCAGCCGGGCGTCGAAAGCATTCACGATCTGCACGTGTGGGGGATGAGCACCACCGAAACTGCGTTGACGGTGCATCTGGTGGTACCGGCGGGCCTGGATGAAGGCGGGTTGCAGCACCTGCGGCACGAGCTGCACGAGCAGTTCGGGGTGGAGCACGCGACGGTGCAGGTGGAGCAGGGCCGGGTGCCGTGCAATCTGATTTCGGATGACGTGGTGTGA
- a CDS encoding ArsR/SmtB family transcription factor has product MTTIHPAAVQRALDALPDERCVNEATALLKVIADPTRLRLLSALKTGDLCVCDLAVVTGISESAVSHQLRLLRAHRLVTFRKEGRVVYYRLLDKHVTTLIASALDHARE; this is encoded by the coding sequence GTGACCACCATTCATCCCGCAGCGGTGCAGCGGGCACTCGACGCCCTCCCGGATGAACGCTGCGTGAACGAGGCGACCGCGCTGCTGAAAGTCATCGCCGATCCCACCCGCCTGCGGCTGCTCAGCGCGCTCAAGACGGGCGATCTGTGCGTCTGCGACCTGGCCGTGGTCACCGGCATCAGCGAAAGTGCAGTGAGCCATCAGTTGCGCCTGCTGCGGGCCCACCGCCTGGTCACCTTTCGCAAGGAAGGCCGGGTGGTGTACTACCGGCTGCTGGACAAGCACGTCACCACGCTGATCGCCAGCGCGCTCGACCATGCGCGCGAGTAG
- a CDS encoding magnesium transporter CorA family protein, producing MQEPPPAHPLLPAYQLTADQAVPLSWHAALTEAPPAGGFLWFDLTEPTPPSLAVLQRHFRLHPLAVEDAIHAHQRAKLETYPGFEFLVAHGVLQTPGGGLGIHELDLFIGEHVVISVRHGSGLPVEEILSRWERVPAAWRADASSLLYVLLDALVDEYGPLVERLETELRTVRRDLTQASGPEEPVLQRIFVLSERIHSAHAVIFPLREVLGALLHAGPPVVSPQEVPYFRDIRDHAVHTLERLELARSQADRAFDIYLALENRRQGASARQLTMVATIFLPLTLVTGFFGQNFSFLIDHVIAGPRAFWTLCIGFELLVAVVTLVLVRRIGARRPLTPAERAALAVMVDR from the coding sequence ATGCAGGAACCACCCCCCGCCCACCCGCTCCTCCCCGCGTACCAGCTGACGGCTGATCAGGCCGTTCCACTGTCCTGGCACGCCGCCCTGACGGAGGCTCCGCCTGCTGGCGGGTTCCTGTGGTTTGACCTCACGGAGCCCACCCCGCCGAGCCTGGCCGTGCTGCAGCGGCACTTTCGCCTGCATCCGCTGGCGGTGGAGGACGCCATCCACGCCCATCAACGCGCGAAACTCGAGACCTACCCGGGCTTCGAATTCCTGGTGGCCCACGGCGTCCTTCAGACGCCCGGCGGGGGACTGGGAATTCACGAACTGGATCTGTTCATCGGTGAGCACGTGGTGATCAGTGTCCGGCACGGCTCAGGCCTCCCGGTGGAGGAGATCCTCAGCCGCTGGGAGCGGGTGCCTGCCGCGTGGCGTGCCGATGCCAGCAGCCTGCTGTACGTGCTGCTGGACGCCCTGGTGGATGAGTACGGGCCGTTGGTCGAACGTCTGGAGACGGAGCTGCGCACCGTTCGGCGTGACTTGACGCAGGCGTCCGGGCCGGAAGAGCCGGTGCTGCAGCGGATTTTCGTGCTGAGCGAACGGATCCACAGCGCGCATGCGGTGATTTTTCCGCTTCGGGAGGTGCTGGGGGCCCTGCTGCACGCCGGCCCGCCGGTGGTCAGTCCCCAGGAGGTGCCGTACTTCAGGGACATCCGGGATCACGCCGTTCACACGCTGGAGCGGCTCGAACTCGCCCGCAGCCAGGCAGACCGGGCCTTCGACATCTACCTGGCGCTGGAGAACCGGAGACAGGGAGCGAGTGCCCGCCAACTCACCATGGTCGCGACCATCTTCCTGCCGCTCACCCTGGTCACCGGGTTCTTCGGTCAGAACTTCAGCTTTCTGATCGACCATGTGATCGCAGGCCCACGGGCCTTCTGGACGCTGTGTATCGGCTTTGAACTGCTGGTGGCCGTGGTGACGCTGGTGCTGGTGCGCCGCATCGGCGCACGCCGCCCACTGACACCGGCTGAGCGTGCGGCGCTGGCCGTCATGGTCGACCGCTGA
- a CDS encoding metal-dependent transcriptional regulator, producing the protein MSRELLSSSAGDYLKQLYLLSQTALVKTGSAKVNTQALADALNVTPASATGMLRKLTDLGFVHHAAYQGATLTPQGEALALELLRHHRLLELFLHRALGYALDEVHAEAEQLEHVISETFEARMAEWLGHPTHDPHGDPIPALDGSLPRRDELHLSAAPVGSAAVIVRVPGQDPAQLRSLVASGLVPGANISVLHHHPAFGTLTIQLGSETRTLALSVADLVYVTLPVSQPEPQG; encoded by the coding sequence ATGTCCCGAGAGCTGCTGTCGTCCTCCGCCGGCGACTACCTGAAACAACTGTATCTGCTGAGCCAGACCGCACTGGTCAAGACCGGCAGCGCCAAGGTCAACACCCAGGCGCTGGCGGACGCGCTGAACGTCACGCCCGCCAGCGCCACCGGCATGCTCCGCAAGCTCACCGACCTGGGTTTCGTCCACCACGCGGCCTACCAGGGCGCGACGCTCACCCCGCAAGGCGAAGCGCTCGCCCTGGAACTGCTGCGCCACCACCGGCTGCTGGAACTGTTCCTGCACCGCGCCCTGGGATACGCGCTGGATGAAGTGCACGCGGAAGCCGAGCAACTGGAGCACGTCATCAGCGAAACCTTCGAAGCGCGCATGGCGGAATGGCTCGGCCATCCCACCCACGACCCGCACGGCGATCCGATCCCCGCGCTGGACGGCAGCCTCCCACGCCGCGACGAGCTGCACCTGAGTGCCGCGCCGGTCGGCAGCGCGGCCGTGATCGTCCGGGTGCCGGGCCAGGATCCGGCCCAGCTGCGCTCCCTGGTCGCGAGCGGCCTGGTGCCCGGCGCGAACATCAGCGTGCTGCACCACCATCCGGCGTTCGGCACGCTGACGATTCAGCTCGGCAGCGAGACGCGCACGCTGGCGCTGAGCGTCGCCGACCTGGTGTACGTCACGCTGCCCGTCTCGCAGCCAGAGCCGCAGGGATGA
- a CDS encoding Nramp family divalent metal transporter, which translates to MSRAEDLPGLDSRMNARATSVLQNRSARRGVQRVLPFLGPAFVASVAYIDPGNFATNIQGGARYGYMLLWVILLANLMAMLIQNLSSKLGIATGKNLPELIGERFPTAGRFFYWIQAELIAMATDLAEFLGASLAFQLLFHIPLLWGAVLTGIVTFSVLALQRRGFRPIEIAISAFVGVIVLSYVVQLFLSRPGLDALGGFLPKLAGPDSLYLSVGIIGATVMPHVIYLHSSLTQGRIQTGSEEEKQRLARFNRLDVILAMGLAGLVNMAMLTSAAAAFHFTGRQDVADLTVAYKTLTPLLGGGAAIAFALALLASGLSSSTVGTMAGQVVMQGFVGFRIPLLLRRLLTMIPAFAVILAGLNPTSTLILSQVVLSFGIPFALIPLLLFTARRDLMGSLVNTRTVTVLGWSVASIIIALNVYLLVQTFAG; encoded by the coding sequence ATGAGCCGCGCTGAAGACCTCCCCGGATTGGACAGCCGCATGAATGCCCGGGCCACGTCCGTGCTGCAGAACCGCTCAGCCCGCCGGGGAGTGCAGCGGGTGCTGCCGTTCCTGGGGCCAGCCTTCGTGGCGAGCGTCGCGTACATCGACCCCGGGAATTTCGCCACCAACATCCAGGGCGGCGCGCGTTACGGCTACATGCTGCTGTGGGTGATCCTGCTCGCCAACCTGATGGCGATGCTGATCCAGAATCTCTCATCCAAACTCGGCATCGCCACCGGGAAGAACCTGCCGGAATTGATCGGCGAGCGCTTTCCTACCGCAGGCCGCTTCTTCTACTGGATTCAGGCCGAGCTGATCGCGATGGCCACCGACCTCGCGGAGTTTCTGGGAGCGTCCCTGGCCTTCCAGCTGCTGTTCCACATTCCGCTGCTGTGGGGCGCGGTGCTGACCGGCATCGTGACCTTCAGCGTCCTGGCGCTGCAGCGCCGGGGCTTCCGTCCGATCGAGATTGCCATCTCGGCCTTTGTGGGCGTGATCGTGCTGTCGTACGTGGTGCAGCTCTTCCTCAGCCGGCCCGGCCTGGACGCCCTGGGGGGCTTCCTGCCGAAGCTCGCCGGGCCGGACAGCCTGTACCTGTCGGTGGGCATCATCGGGGCAACCGTGATGCCGCACGTCATCTACCTGCACAGCTCCCTCACCCAGGGGCGCATTCAGACGGGCAGTGAGGAGGAAAAGCAGCGCCTGGCCCGCTTCAACCGCCTGGACGTGATCCTGGCGATGGGCCTGGCCGGCCTGGTGAACATGGCCATGCTGACGTCCGCCGCCGCGGCGTTTCACTTCACCGGTCGGCAGGATGTGGCCGATCTGACGGTGGCGTACAAGACCCTCACGCCGCTCCTGGGCGGCGGAGCGGCCATCGCCTTCGCCCTGGCCCTGCTCGCGTCCGGCCTGTCGAGCTCCACCGTCGGCACCATGGCCGGTCAGGTGGTGATGCAGGGCTTCGTGGGCTTCCGCATTCCGCTGCTGCTGCGCCGCCTGCTGACCATGATCCCGGCCTTCGCGGTGATCCTGGCGGGCCTGAATCCCACCTCCACCCTGATCCTCTCGCAGGTGGTGCTGAGCTTCGGCATTCCCTTCGCGCTGATTCCGCTGCTGCTCTTCACCGCCCGGCGTGACCTGATGGGCAGCCTGGTGAACACCCGCACCGTCACGGTGCTCGGCTGGTCCGTCGCAAGCATCATCATCGCCCTGAACGTCTACCTGCTGGTTCAGACCTTCGCTGGTTGA
- a CDS encoding FTR1 family iron permease, translated as MNLQKFLLGLLVLLGLGTALAAPSVDVPNELRLTHDLVSQSLREYAQGKSQQAFRTARSAYLDHFEYAEPPLRVLNPDLILEMEYRFADLRNGMKAGQPTGELQKIAGDIDGSLRKAESIVSGTGVLGPTLAATGGFTILFREGLEAALLIAAIFAYLDTSRNTQLRRAVWYGGAAALLATALTWALATYVLSIAPVSRELISAVTSAIAVVILFSLSFWLLQQSDRRRSVEFMRARVSQAVQSGSLLALGAVTFTTIYREGFETVLFYQALSVASGPVSVYMYLGVALAILALAVTFLLLFRFGRRLPTAKLFPVLVSVTALFAVAFVGNGVRAFQEAGWLNVTNLYGRLPTIDPNVAALTGLHPTVETLGAQGLMLLIYVLGFVYARVRAGAGRQNAAGKLERS; from the coding sequence ATGAACCTCCAGAAGTTCCTGCTGGGTCTCCTCGTCCTGCTGGGTCTCGGCACGGCCCTGGCAGCTCCGAGCGTCGATGTGCCGAATGAACTGAGACTCACCCATGACCTGGTCTCGCAGTCGCTGCGCGAATACGCCCAGGGCAAGTCGCAGCAGGCCTTCCGGACGGCGCGCAGCGCGTACCTCGATCACTTCGAGTATGCCGAGCCGCCGCTGCGGGTGCTCAACCCGGACCTGATCCTCGAGATGGAGTACCGCTTCGCCGACCTGCGCAACGGCATGAAAGCCGGGCAGCCGACGGGCGAGCTGCAGAAGATCGCCGGGGACATCGACGGCAGCCTGCGCAAGGCCGAAAGCATCGTCAGCGGCACCGGCGTGCTCGGGCCGACGCTGGCCGCGACCGGCGGCTTCACCATCCTCTTCCGCGAGGGCCTGGAGGCGGCGCTGCTGATCGCCGCGATCTTCGCGTACCTCGACACCAGCCGCAACACCCAGCTGCGGCGCGCCGTGTGGTACGGCGGCGCAGCAGCGCTGCTGGCCACCGCGCTCACCTGGGCGCTCGCCACCTACGTGCTGTCCATCGCGCCGGTGTCCCGTGAGCTGATCAGCGCGGTCACCAGCGCCATCGCGGTGGTGATCCTGTTCTCGCTGTCGTTCTGGCTGCTGCAGCAGTCCGACCGTCGCCGCAGTGTGGAGTTCATGCGCGCCCGCGTCAGTCAGGCGGTGCAGAGCGGCAGCCTGCTGGCACTGGGCGCGGTGACCTTCACCACCATCTACCGCGAGGGCTTCGAGACGGTGCTGTTCTATCAGGCGCTGAGTGTCGCCAGCGGGCCAGTCAGTGTGTACATGTACCTGGGCGTCGCGCTGGCAATACTTGCCCTGGCCGTGACGTTCCTGCTGCTGTTCCGCTTCGGACGCCGCCTGCCGACCGCGAAGCTGTTCCCGGTGCTCGTCAGTGTCACGGCGCTGTTCGCGGTGGCCTTCGTCGGCAACGGCGTGCGGGCCTTCCAGGAAGCCGGCTGGCTGAACGTGACGAACCTCTACGGCCGCCTGCCGACCATCGACCCGAATGTCGCCGCCCTGACCGGCCTGCATCCGACAGTGGAAACCCTCGGGGCACAGGGCCTGATGCTGCTGATCTACGTCCTGGGCTTCGTGTACGCCCGCGTGCGTGCCGGGGCGGGACGTCAGAACGCTGCAGGCAAGCTTGAACGCAGCTGA